From one Methylomonas paludis genomic stretch:
- the rnhB gene encoding ribonuclease HII yields the protein MQRIAGIDEVGRGCIVGPVMAAAVILDPARPIAGLTDSKKLTAKKRQLLAEQIKANALAWAVGRAEASEIDRHNILQATMIAMQRAYAQLAIKPDYVMVDGNRLPKLDRPGEAVVQGDLLIAEISAASILAKVARDTEMQTLDKLYPGYDFVVHKGYPTAVHLQKLQTLGVTAQHRKSFGPVKKWLQN from the coding sequence TTGCAACGCATTGCCGGCATTGATGAAGTAGGCCGGGGCTGTATTGTCGGCCCGGTTATGGCTGCGGCGGTAATTCTTGACCCTGCCAGACCGATAGCCGGACTTACCGATTCGAAAAAGCTCACCGCAAAAAAACGCCAGTTACTGGCAGAACAGATCAAAGCTAATGCCTTGGCCTGGGCAGTTGGCCGCGCAGAAGCCAGCGAGATAGACCGGCATAATATTTTACAGGCCACCATGATAGCAATGCAGCGTGCTTATGCGCAGTTGGCGATCAAACCGGATTACGTAATGGTGGACGGCAACCGCCTGCCTAAACTGGATAGACCGGGGGAAGCGGTTGTTCAAGGCGATTTGTTGATAGCGGAAATTTCGGCCGCCTCAATTTTAGCAAAAGTAGCACGCGATACCGAAATGCAAACCCTGGACAAACTCTATCCGGGCTATGATTTTGTGGTACATAAGGGCTATCCAACCGCAGTGCATTTGCAGAAACTGCAAACCCTGGGTGTGACGGCACAACATCGAAAGTCATTTGGGCCGGTGAAAAAATGGCTGCAGAATTAA